One window from the genome of Diceros bicornis minor isolate mBicDic1 chromosome 1, mDicBic1.mat.cur, whole genome shotgun sequence encodes:
- the FAF2 gene encoding FAS-associated factor 2 isoform X1 — translation MAAPEDRDLTQEQTEKLLQFQDLTGIESMDQCRHTLEQHNWNIEAAVQDRLNEQEGVPSVFNPPPSRPLQVNTADQRIYSYVVSRPQARGLLGWGYYLIMLPFRFTYCTILDIFRFALRFIRPDPRSRVTDPVGDIVSFMHSFEEKYGRAHPVFYQGTYSQALNDAKRELRFLLVYLHGDDHQDSDEFCRNTLCAPEVISLINTRMLFWACSTNKPEGYRVSQALRENTYPFLAMIMLKDRRMTVVGRLEGLIQPDDLINQLTFIMDANQTYLMSERLEREERNQTQVLRQQQDEAYLASLRADQEKERRKREERERKRRKEEEVQQQKLAEERRRRNLQEEKERKLECLPPEPSPDDPESVKIIFKLPNDSRVERRFHFSQSLTVIHDFLFSLKESPEKFQIEANFPRRVLPCIPSEEWPNPPTLQEAGLSHTEVLFVQDLTDE, via the exons GATCTGACTGGCATAGAATCTATGGATCAGTGTCGCCATACCTTGGAACAGCATAACTGGAACATAGAG gCTGCTGTACAGGACAGATTAAATGAGCAAGAGGGTGTACCAAGTGTTTTCAACCCACCTCCATCCCGACCCCTGCAAGTTAATACAGCTGACCAGAGGATCTACAGCTATGTTGTCTCAAGACCACAAGCAAGG GGGCTGCTTGGATGGGGTTATTACTTGATAATGCTTCCATTCCGATTTACCTATTGCACGATACTTGACATATTTAG GTTTGCGCTTCGTTTTATACGGCCTGACCCTCGCAGCCGGGTCACTGACCCCGTTGGGGACATTGTTTCATTTATGCACTCTTTTGAAGAGAAATATGGGAGGGCACACCCTGTCTTCTACCAGGGAACGTACAGCCAG GCACTTAACGATGCCAAGCGGGAACTtcgctttcttttggtttatcttCATGGAGATGATCACCAGGACTCTGATGAATTCTGTCG CAACACACTCTGTGCACCTGAAGTTATTTCACTAATAAACACTAGGATGCTCTTCTGGGCGTGCTCCACAAACAAACCTGAGGGATACAGGG TCTCGCAGGCTTTACGAGAGAACACCTATCCATTCCTGGCCATGATTATGCTGAAGGATCGGAGGATGACTGTGGTGGGACGGCTAGAAGGCCTCATTCAACCTGATGACCTCATTAACCAGCTGACGTTTATCATGGATGCAAACCAGACTTACCTGATGTCAGAACGTCTAGAAAG GGAAGAACGAAACCAGACCCAGGTGCTGAGACAACAGCAGGATGAGGCCTACTTGGCCTCTCTCAGGGCTgaccaggagaaagaaagaaggaaacggGAGGAGAGGGAGCGGAAGCggcggaaggaggaggaggtgcaaCAGCAGAAGTTGGCAGAGGAGAGGCGGCGGCGG AATTtacaggaggaaaaggaaagaaagttggAGTGTCTGCCCCCGGAGCCTTCCCCTGATGACCCTGAAAGTGTCAAGATCATTTTTAAATTACCCAATGATTCTCGAGTAGAGAGACGATTCCACTTTTCACAGTCTCTAACA GTAATCCACGACTTCTTATTCTCCTTGAAAGAAAGCCCTGAAAAGTTTCAGATTGAAGCCAACTTTCCCCGGCGGGTGCTGCCCTGCATCCCTTCAGAGGAGTGGCCCAACCCCCCAACGCTGCAAGAGGCAGGACTCAGCCACACAGAAGTTCTCTTTGTTCAGGACCTAACAGACGAATGA
- the FAF2 gene encoding FAS-associated factor 2 isoform X2, whose amino-acid sequence MEETTRDLTGIESMDQCRHTLEQHNWNIEAAVQDRLNEQEGVPSVFNPPPSRPLQVNTADQRIYSYVVSRPQARGLLGWGYYLIMLPFRFTYCTILDIFRFALRFIRPDPRSRVTDPVGDIVSFMHSFEEKYGRAHPVFYQGTYSQALNDAKRELRFLLVYLHGDDHQDSDEFCRNTLCAPEVISLINTRMLFWACSTNKPEGYRVSQALRENTYPFLAMIMLKDRRMTVVGRLEGLIQPDDLINQLTFIMDANQTYLMSERLEREERNQTQVLRQQQDEAYLASLRADQEKERRKREERERKRRKEEEVQQQKLAEERRRRNLQEEKERKLECLPPEPSPDDPESVKIIFKLPNDSRVERRFHFSQSLTVIHDFLFSLKESPEKFQIEANFPRRVLPCIPSEEWPNPPTLQEAGLSHTEVLFVQDLTDE is encoded by the exons GATCTGACTGGCATAGAATCTATGGATCAGTGTCGCCATACCTTGGAACAGCATAACTGGAACATAGAG gCTGCTGTACAGGACAGATTAAATGAGCAAGAGGGTGTACCAAGTGTTTTCAACCCACCTCCATCCCGACCCCTGCAAGTTAATACAGCTGACCAGAGGATCTACAGCTATGTTGTCTCAAGACCACAAGCAAGG GGGCTGCTTGGATGGGGTTATTACTTGATAATGCTTCCATTCCGATTTACCTATTGCACGATACTTGACATATTTAG GTTTGCGCTTCGTTTTATACGGCCTGACCCTCGCAGCCGGGTCACTGACCCCGTTGGGGACATTGTTTCATTTATGCACTCTTTTGAAGAGAAATATGGGAGGGCACACCCTGTCTTCTACCAGGGAACGTACAGCCAG GCACTTAACGATGCCAAGCGGGAACTtcgctttcttttggtttatcttCATGGAGATGATCACCAGGACTCTGATGAATTCTGTCG CAACACACTCTGTGCACCTGAAGTTATTTCACTAATAAACACTAGGATGCTCTTCTGGGCGTGCTCCACAAACAAACCTGAGGGATACAGGG TCTCGCAGGCTTTACGAGAGAACACCTATCCATTCCTGGCCATGATTATGCTGAAGGATCGGAGGATGACTGTGGTGGGACGGCTAGAAGGCCTCATTCAACCTGATGACCTCATTAACCAGCTGACGTTTATCATGGATGCAAACCAGACTTACCTGATGTCAGAACGTCTAGAAAG GGAAGAACGAAACCAGACCCAGGTGCTGAGACAACAGCAGGATGAGGCCTACTTGGCCTCTCTCAGGGCTgaccaggagaaagaaagaaggaaacggGAGGAGAGGGAGCGGAAGCggcggaaggaggaggaggtgcaaCAGCAGAAGTTGGCAGAGGAGAGGCGGCGGCGG AATTtacaggaggaaaaggaaagaaagttggAGTGTCTGCCCCCGGAGCCTTCCCCTGATGACCCTGAAAGTGTCAAGATCATTTTTAAATTACCCAATGATTCTCGAGTAGAGAGACGATTCCACTTTTCACAGTCTCTAACA GTAATCCACGACTTCTTATTCTCCTTGAAAGAAAGCCCTGAAAAGTTTCAGATTGAAGCCAACTTTCCCCGGCGGGTGCTGCCCTGCATCCCTTCAGAGGAGTGGCCCAACCCCCCAACGCTGCAAGAGGCAGGACTCAGCCACACAGAAGTTCTCTTTGTTCAGGACCTAACAGACGAATGA